A genomic stretch from Maniola jurtina chromosome 26, ilManJurt1.1, whole genome shotgun sequence includes:
- the LOC123878620 gene encoding uncharacterized protein LOC123878620 — MSKRKVVHSEGRAIIAKVFHFLQEEYNFMKVNNSDKCDLSPLANVLKRTAEATGVSERTVTRILKEEKELPSPSSKFTSPMKKRRKRDSKFMLDNMHREVIRTTIQNFHISHKQVPTLAKLQSVLREKIGFDGCLSTLRSLLIEMGYKWKKIDNNRKSLQERHEIQLWRFNFLKKINQYRSEGRHIVYTDETYVLTSHVRQNTWCLKSKDPTKKDTSFSKKLSTGSRFIIVYAGNSSGFIKDASLVYKAASTTGDYHSNMNFDNYVKWLNEKLLPNIPEKSVIVMDNASYHNTRSSKIPTSNSCKSDMKKWLMENNIPFDERSRNIELYDLIKKNKERFVTYKIDEIIKSKGCEILRLPPYHPELNAIENIWGILKNRIASKNIAQNMTEVQNLIFEGLNSIDSNTWLNTCNHVEKIEKEYMKYFDSDFEFVINVGESSDSGTDEFESNSDSLNEDD; from the exons ATGTCAAAACGCAAAGTTGTTCATAGCGAG ggACGAGCAATTATCGCTAAAGTCTTTCACTTTCTTCAAgaagaatataattttatgaaagTGAATAACAGTGACAAATGTGATTTAAGTCCTTTGGCTAATGTACTTAAACGTACTGCGGAAGCAACTGGCGTCTCTGAGCGCACTGTAACTAGAATATTGAAAGAAGAAAAGGAGTTGCCGTCACCTTCCTCCAAGTTCACTTCACCCATGAAAAAACGACGTAAGAGAGACAGCAAATTCATGTTGGACAATATGCATAGAGAAGTAATTCGAACTACTATACAAAATTTTCACATTTCACACAAACAAGTACCAACTTTAGCAAAACTTCAGTCAGTTTTGAGAGAAAAAATTGGTTTTGACGGATGTTTGAGCACTTTACGCTCTTTGCTCATAGAAATGGGCTACAAatggaaaaaaattgataacaacCGCAAATCATTACAAGAAAGGCACGAAATACAATTATggcgttttaattttttgaaaaaaattaatcaatatcGTTCAGAAGGCCGTCATATCGTATATACCGATGAAACGTATGTGCTTACTTCTCATGTACGACAAAACACCTGGTGTCTAAAAAGCAAAGATCCAACAAAAAAAGACACGTCTTTTTCAAAGAAGTTGAGTACGGGCAGCCGTTTCATTATAGTATATGCAGGCAACAGTAGTGGTTTTATTAAAGATGCTTCTTTAGTATACAAAGCGGCATCCACAACTGGAGATTATCACTCCAACATGAATTTTGACAATTATGTCAAGTGGCTTAATGAAAAGCTTCTGCCAAATATTCCAGAAAAGTCAGTTATTGTGATGGATAACGCATCTTATCACAACACCCGAAGCAGTAAAATACCTACATCAAATTCTTGTAAGAGTGACATGAAAAAGTGGCTGATGGAAAACAATATTCCGTTTGATGAACGGTCGCGCAATATAGAACTgtatgatttaattaaaaaaaataaagagcgTTTTGTAACGTATAAAATTGACGAGATAATAAAAAGCAAGGGTTGCGAAATATTGCGATTGCCTCCCTATCATCCCGAGTTAAACGCGATAGAAAATATCtggggtattttaaaaaatcgcatTGCCTCTAAAAACATAGCACAAAACATGACTGaagtacaaaatttaatttttgaggGCTTGAACAGCATTGACAGCAACACTTGGCTCAATACCTGCAAtcatgtagaaaaaattgaaaaagaatACATGAAGTACTTTGATTCTGACTTTGAATTTGTTATTAATGTAGGTGAATCAAGTGACAGCGGTACTGATGAGTTTGAAAGTAATAGTGATAGTTTAAACGAAGACGATTGA